One segment of Planctomycetaceae bacterium DNA contains the following:
- a CDS encoding vanadium-dependent haloperoxidase, whose translation MNTLRLLPASLALSFCLFFPAMPAAAQQIPGGKSASVPQRSAAYRWLEIMLEAAARDVERIGARPTILSRQMAIPVTAMFDAWAAYDDRAVATMFGGSLRRPAAERTLKNKETAIAYAMYRACLNQYPEFAEYLTSEMERMGYDPADTSEDPASPAGIGNHAARILVDYRCRDGANQLGDEQGSDGEPYSDYTMYRPVNSADRTIDPDRWQPIPFDDGRGGRITMGFLTPHWYRVIPFGLRKASQFRPGPPPLVGDCKLLNEVDECIRFNATLTPEQKAIVEFMRDGPRSTGQSGHWLKFALVVSTRDNQDLDQDVKLFFTVGNCALDTFIASWESKRYYDSSRPWTLVRHYYKGKTIKGWTGPGNGVASILGDDWHPYSPSTFITPPFPGYVSGHSCISGGCAEILKLFTGSDKCGFIEPRTAGELTEQGFTCRQMQQLDGRPLEEILGAEHATCEIMLPIPTFTAAAEMAGISRVMGGYHIQSDNVAGLKLGRDVANYVWPEIQKYFDGTATPVHALRYGAQKAVD comes from the coding sequence ATGAACACGCTTCGCCTACTGCCCGCGTCACTCGCATTGTCATTTTGCCTGTTTTTTCCGGCGATGCCGGCAGCCGCACAGCAGATACCTGGTGGAAAATCGGCCAGCGTACCACAACGATCTGCCGCATACCGCTGGCTGGAAATCATGCTGGAAGCCGCAGCTCGTGATGTCGAGCGGATCGGTGCGAGACCCACGATTCTGTCCCGGCAAATGGCGATTCCCGTTACCGCGATGTTTGATGCCTGGGCTGCCTATGACGATCGCGCGGTCGCGACCATGTTCGGCGGGAGCCTCCGCAGGCCTGCGGCTGAGAGGACTCTGAAAAACAAGGAGACAGCGATTGCCTATGCAATGTACCGCGCCTGCCTCAACCAATATCCCGAATTCGCAGAGTATCTGACATCTGAAATGGAACGTATGGGATACGATCCGGCGGATACCTCAGAAGACCCGGCATCGCCCGCTGGAATCGGCAATCATGCCGCCCGAATTCTCGTGGATTACCGCTGCCGTGACGGTGCCAATCAGCTCGGTGATGAACAGGGTTCGGATGGAGAGCCCTACTCCGACTACACCATGTATCGACCGGTGAACTCGGCAGACAGGACAATCGATCCCGATCGCTGGCAGCCCATCCCCTTCGATGACGGCAGGGGCGGCAGGATCACGATGGGTTTTCTGACTCCGCACTGGTATCGAGTGATTCCCTTCGGGCTCAGGAAAGCGTCACAGTTTCGACCCGGGCCACCTCCGCTGGTCGGCGACTGCAAGTTGCTGAATGAGGTCGATGAGTGTATCCGGTTCAATGCAACGCTGACTCCCGAACAGAAGGCGATTGTGGAGTTCATGCGCGACGGACCCAGATCAACCGGACAGTCCGGGCACTGGCTGAAGTTCGCACTCGTTGTCTCAACACGGGACAACCAGGACCTGGATCAGGACGTTAAGTTGTTTTTCACGGTGGGAAACTGCGCGCTCGATACGTTTATCGCGTCGTGGGAGTCCAAACGGTATTACGACAGTTCACGGCCGTGGACCCTCGTTCGACACTATTACAAAGGCAAGACGATCAAGGGCTGGACGGGGCCGGGAAACGGCGTGGCGAGTATCCTCGGTGACGACTGGCATCCCTATTCGCCCAGTACATTCATCACGCCGCCATTTCCGGGTTACGTTTCCGGACACAGTTGCATCAGCGGAGGCTGTGCTGAAATCCTGAAGCTCTTTACGGGCAGCGACAAATGCGGATTCATCGAACCGCGCACAGCCGGCGAGCTGACCGAACAGGGTTTCACGTGTCGCCAGATGCAGCAACTGGATGGACGTCCGCTTGAAGAGATCCTCGGGGCGGAACACGCGACCTGCGAGATCATGCTGCCGATCCCGACGTTTACGGCAGCCGCTGAGATGGCAGGAATTTCCCGTGTCATGGGTGGCTACCACATCCAGTCCGACAACGTCGCCGGCCTGAAACTCGGACGTGACGTGGCGAATTATGTCTGGCCGGAAATCCAGAAATACTTCGACGGCACTGCCACACCAGTGCATGCGCTTCGGTACGGAGCACAGAAGGCGGTGGATTGA
- a CDS encoding phospholipase D-like domain-containing protein: MSMFESWLFGHSILIFSYSLAIAGVAHMLRHRRSPGGTMAWLVTFVALPLAGTALYLVFGGRKLRQARRAASIRFREDQSVPRGLMDDFSQSLCTYGTAPVTGGNKVTICDNGVSGYQHLMELIDRAQNRICLATFIFARDSLGEAVLEKLAHKARNGVDVRVLVDGLGSLRTHHRFFHEFIACGGKFAVFQPVVDFPFRTHTNLRNHRKILVADGRISFAGGMNLTQEDIYPETTGAGWQDLSLVIEGPAAEHLETVFRGDWRFATGDVEIDLPSEHLSTRAGSQLVQILPAGPDVPNDPIYSVSVTAIYRASQRIWIVTPYFVPNDALVEALMFASQRGVDVRILVPRRSNHLLSDLAAASLLRDIQGAGGTVLRYLKGMVHAKAMLVDQEFAAVGSANFDMRSLFLNYEVMQVCYSPAAIESVSQYFLKLAANCESGPSRSGFWREMGEGTIRALSPLF, encoded by the coding sequence ATGTCGATGTTTGAGTCCTGGTTATTCGGACATTCCATACTGATCTTCAGCTACTCATTGGCTATCGCCGGCGTCGCGCACATGCTGCGACATCGACGTTCGCCCGGCGGCACGATGGCATGGCTGGTTACGTTTGTTGCCTTGCCGCTGGCGGGCACGGCACTTTACCTCGTTTTTGGGGGGCGCAAACTCAGGCAGGCACGTCGCGCGGCAAGCATCCGCTTTCGTGAAGACCAGTCGGTTCCCCGGGGCCTGATGGACGACTTCAGCCAATCCCTGTGTACCTACGGAACCGCCCCCGTGACCGGCGGTAACAAAGTTACGATTTGCGACAACGGTGTTTCGGGCTACCAGCACCTGATGGAATTGATCGACCGTGCGCAGAACCGCATCTGCCTGGCGACTTTTATCTTCGCCCGCGACAGTCTTGGGGAAGCGGTTCTGGAGAAACTCGCGCACAAGGCGCGAAATGGGGTCGATGTCAGAGTCCTTGTGGACGGTCTGGGATCCTTGAGAACACATCACCGATTCTTCCACGAATTCATCGCCTGTGGCGGCAAGTTCGCGGTTTTTCAGCCCGTGGTTGACTTTCCGTTTCGAACCCACACAAACCTGAGGAATCATCGCAAGATCCTCGTTGCCGACGGCCGCATCTCCTTTGCCGGAGGCATGAACCTGACGCAGGAAGATATCTACCCGGAAACAACAGGTGCGGGTTGGCAGGATTTGTCGCTGGTCATCGAAGGACCCGCTGCGGAACACCTGGAGACCGTATTTCGCGGAGACTGGCGATTTGCCACAGGCGACGTCGAAATCGACTTGCCGTCGGAGCATCTGTCAACACGGGCCGGTTCACAGCTCGTCCAGATTCTGCCTGCGGGCCCGGATGTTCCCAATGATCCAATCTATTCTGTCAGCGTGACCGCCATCTATCGGGCGTCACAGCGGATATGGATCGTCACTCCGTATTTCGTGCCGAACGACGCATTGGTCGAAGCCCTCATGTTCGCATCTCAGCGCGGCGTTGATGTTCGCATCCTGGTGCCGCGCAGGTCAAACCATCTCCTATCGGATCTGGCGGCAGCAAGTTTGCTTCGCGACATTCAGGGAGCTGGCGGCACGGTGCTGCGATACCTCAAGGGCATGGTGCATGCCAAGGCCATGCTGGTAGATCAGGAGTTTGCCGCTGTCGGTTCGGCCAACTTTGATATGCGCAGCCTGTTTCTAAATTACGAAGTCATGCAAGTCTGCTATTCGCCTGCGGCCATCGAGTCAGTTTCGCAATACTTTCTGAAATTGGCAGCGAACTGTGAGAGCGGCCCGTCCAGGTCCGGGTTCTGGCGCGAAATGGGTGAAGGTACTATTCGCGCGTTGTCGCCGCTGTTCTGA
- a CDS encoding CRTAC1 family protein has protein sequence MNSQIPHDPLVDDTDPETQERDDAVIGTALRASLIVLALLATCGGGTIWWLTRPAPPAPEQKTQLAKVEVRESPQLPLPSIRFTDITEEAGIAFIHENGAAGEKLLPETMGSGCAFLDYDGDGDQDLLLVNSRRWPWDSRASQDRPATMALYRNDGTGVFTDVTQQSGLDVSLYGVGVAVGDYDSDGRVDVFISAIGSNSLFHNEGEGKFRDVTDEAGVSGSASEWSTSCGWFDFDRDGDLDLMVCNYLVWSREFDSGQNFQLTGGSRAYGRPQNFEGCFPYLYRNDGGGRFAEISDEAGLQVRTPTTGEPMAKSLGLTFADFDNDGWLDVIVANDTVQNFLFRNRQDGSFQEMGGPAGIAFDMAGNARGAMGIDVSAFRNDGCLGVAIGNFSNEMTALYVTQPGQLMFVDEAISTGLGPNTRLQLTFGVFYFDADLDGRVDIFAANGHLEDEINRVQPSQHYEQAPQLFWNCGPKQATEFRPLSIAETGAEFAEPLVGRGASYADIDGDGDLDILITAVAQRPRLLRNDQDSGHHWLRVKLHGTVSNPDAIGSWVSVTLPDRVLRQQVMPTRSYASQVELPLTFGLGDDHQIEKLTIEWADGLKQEVATPRVDQLIDIDQPLATPVS, from the coding sequence GTGAACTCACAGATCCCCCACGACCCACTGGTCGATGACACTGATCCCGAAACGCAGGAACGTGATGACGCAGTCATCGGAACAGCCCTGCGGGCGTCCCTGATCGTGTTGGCGCTCCTTGCGACCTGCGGCGGCGGTACCATCTGGTGGCTGACTCGTCCGGCACCTCCGGCTCCGGAACAGAAAACGCAGCTTGCCAAAGTGGAGGTTCGGGAATCTCCGCAGCTTCCGCTGCCGTCGATCAGATTCACAGATATCACCGAAGAAGCGGGCATCGCTTTCATCCACGAAAACGGCGCCGCAGGTGAGAAGCTGCTGCCGGAAACCATGGGTAGTGGCTGCGCGTTTCTGGACTACGATGGCGACGGAGATCAGGATCTGCTGCTCGTAAACTCCCGGCGATGGCCCTGGGATTCCCGTGCGTCGCAGGACCGGCCGGCGACAATGGCGTTGTACCGGAATGACGGCACCGGTGTTTTCACGGATGTGACACAGCAATCCGGTCTGGACGTCTCGCTCTACGGAGTCGGCGTCGCCGTCGGCGATTACGACAGCGACGGCCGGGTAGACGTGTTCATCTCGGCTATCGGAAGCAACTCGCTGTTTCATAACGAAGGGGAAGGCAAATTCCGGGATGTTACGGATGAAGCCGGTGTCTCCGGCAGCGCAAGCGAGTGGAGCACAAGTTGCGGCTGGTTCGATTTCGATCGCGACGGAGATCTCGATCTCATGGTCTGCAACTATCTCGTCTGGTCGCGGGAATTTGACTCGGGACAGAACTTTCAACTAACGGGAGGCAGCCGGGCCTATGGGCGCCCGCAAAACTTTGAGGGCTGCTTTCCATATCTCTATCGCAATGACGGCGGCGGCCGGTTTGCGGAAATCAGCGACGAAGCGGGACTGCAGGTTCGCACGCCGACAACCGGCGAACCCATGGCGAAATCGCTGGGTCTGACGTTCGCTGATTTCGACAACGATGGATGGCTGGACGTGATTGTGGCGAATGACACCGTTCAGAACTTTCTGTTCCGGAATCGCCAGGATGGCTCATTTCAGGAAATGGGCGGTCCGGCAGGGATTGCCTTCGACATGGCAGGCAATGCCCGCGGAGCGATGGGGATCGACGTTTCGGCCTTTCGCAATGATGGCTGTCTGGGCGTCGCGATCGGCAATTTTTCCAATGAGATGACCGCGTTGTATGTCACTCAGCCCGGTCAGTTGATGTTCGTCGATGAAGCCATCTCCACAGGACTGGGGCCGAATACGCGACTGCAGCTGACGTTCGGGGTGTTTTACTTTGATGCGGATTTGGATGGCCGCGTTGATATCTTTGCCGCCAACGGCCATCTGGAGGACGAAATCAATCGGGTTCAGCCAAGTCAGCACTATGAACAGGCACCGCAGCTGTTCTGGAACTGCGGTCCGAAGCAGGCCACCGAGTTTCGACCGCTGAGTATCGCTGAAACCGGAGCGGAGTTTGCCGAACCGCTGGTTGGCCGCGGTGCGAGCTACGCAGACATTGACGGTGATGGCGACCTGGACATTCTGATTACTGCCGTCGCACAGCGTCCCCGGCTTCTTCGAAACGATCAGGACAGCGGTCACCACTGGCTGCGCGTGAAGCTTCACGGGACTGTGAGCAATCCCGATGCCATTGGTTCCTGGGTCAGTGTGACTCTGCCGGATCGAGTGCTGCGCCAGCAGGTGATGCCAACCCGCAGTTACGCATCTCAGGTGGAACTGCCGCTCACATTTGGTCTCGGCGACGACCACCAGATCGAGAAACTGACCATCGAGTGGGCGGATGGCCTGAAGCAGGAAGTTGCCACACCGCGAGTGGATCAGTTGATTGACATTGACCAGCCGCTGGCGACACCGGTTTCATAA
- a CDS encoding potassium transporter Kup, whose amino-acid sequence MSDNAETNSTSTTQSGRLSHLTLAALGIVYGDIGTSPLYAVRECFRSDGGLDVTAASVLGVLSLIFWALVLVVSLKYLTFVMRADNDGEGGILALMTLAVPRRRQGGSAAFFTLMGLFGAGLLYGDGMITPAISVLSAIEGIHVATSALDHLVVPITLAILLGLFLVQRRGTARIGRLFGPVMLLWFAVLVLLGTFAMARNPVVLQAISPHHAVQFLAANRQAGFVILGVVFLVVTGGEALYADMGHFGARPIRLAWFALVLPSLVINYFGQGALLLADPTATRNPFYLLAPEWALYPLVLLAAAATVIASQAVISGAFSLSSQAVQLGFLPRTRIIHTSKDERGQIYVPTVNWLLFVAVIGLVLAFRTSSKLAAAYGMAVTTTMVITSILFYIVARRRWHWPWWAAGAIVGLFILIDLTFFGASLFKIPAGGWFPLLVGAAVAVTMTTWRRGQQVVADDLAGRLVTTDVLLNDIAAEPPMRVKTPAVYLTKDPRVVPLALLHNLRHNRVLHGPVGLLTIEIEEQPWVPLGGRAEVQPIGEGIYRIVAHYGFRQRPNVPNVLDQCRQYDLDLTGPDTTFFLGRVTLDVSRRLVMSRWRKYLFVWLSRNSDDASSYFGIPPEQVVEIGLRLQL is encoded by the coding sequence ATGTCTGACAACGCTGAAACCAACTCTACCTCGACCACGCAATCCGGTCGCCTGAGCCATTTGACGCTGGCGGCATTGGGGATCGTCTACGGCGATATCGGCACAAGTCCGCTGTATGCGGTGCGCGAATGCTTTCGGAGTGACGGAGGTCTCGACGTGACTGCCGCCAGCGTGCTTGGTGTGCTGTCGCTGATATTCTGGGCTCTGGTGCTGGTCGTGTCGTTGAAGTACCTGACGTTTGTCATGCGGGCCGACAACGACGGCGAAGGAGGCATTCTGGCGTTGATGACACTGGCAGTACCCCGCCGCCGGCAAGGCGGCTCGGCAGCGTTTTTTACGCTGATGGGGCTGTTTGGCGCGGGTCTGCTTTATGGTGACGGCATGATTACACCTGCCATCTCGGTACTCAGTGCAATCGAAGGCATTCACGTTGCCACGTCGGCTCTGGATCATCTCGTGGTGCCGATCACGCTGGCAATTCTGCTCGGTCTGTTCCTTGTCCAGCGGCGAGGCACGGCGCGAATTGGAAGACTGTTCGGCCCCGTGATGTTGCTCTGGTTTGCCGTGCTGGTGTTGCTCGGCACATTCGCAATGGCCCGCAATCCGGTGGTGCTGCAGGCGATCAGCCCGCATCACGCCGTGCAGTTCCTGGCGGCCAACCGACAAGCGGGATTTGTGATTTTGGGCGTCGTATTTCTGGTGGTGACGGGAGGCGAAGCGCTGTACGCCGACATGGGACACTTCGGCGCCCGGCCCATTCGCCTGGCATGGTTCGCCCTGGTGCTGCCGTCGCTGGTGATCAACTATTTCGGCCAGGGAGCATTATTGTTGGCGGATCCCACGGCGACACGCAACCCGTTCTATTTGCTGGCACCCGAGTGGGCACTTTATCCGCTCGTGCTGTTGGCTGCCGCGGCAACTGTCATTGCGTCGCAGGCCGTCATCTCAGGCGCATTTTCGTTGAGCAGCCAGGCTGTCCAGCTTGGCTTCCTGCCGCGGACGCGGATCATTCACACATCCAAAGACGAACGCGGACAGATCTACGTCCCGACCGTCAACTGGCTGTTATTTGTTGCGGTGATCGGACTCGTACTGGCATTCCGCACGTCCAGCAAGCTGGCGGCTGCCTACGGTATGGCAGTCACTACGACGATGGTAATCACGTCGATCCTGTTCTACATCGTGGCGCGGCGGCGGTGGCACTGGCCTTGGTGGGCGGCCGGTGCGATTGTCGGATTGTTCATACTCATCGACCTGACGTTTTTCGGGGCCAGCCTGTTCAAGATTCCGGCCGGTGGCTGGTTTCCGCTGCTGGTCGGAGCGGCAGTTGCTGTCACGATGACCACCTGGCGTCGCGGCCAGCAAGTGGTTGCCGACGACCTGGCTGGAAGGCTCGTCACGACCGATGTATTGTTGAACGACATCGCCGCCGAACCGCCGATGCGCGTGAAGACACCTGCCGTCTATCTGACAAAAGACCCCAGAGTCGTTCCGCTGGCGCTGCTGCACAACTTACGCCACAACAGGGTTCTGCACGGTCCCGTGGGCCTGCTGACGATTGAGATCGAAGAGCAACCCTGGGTGCCCCTGGGAGGTCGCGCGGAAGTGCAGCCGATAGGCGAAGGCATCTATCGCATTGTGGCCCATTATGGTTTCAGGCAACGCCCAAACGTACCGAACGTGTTGGATCAGTGCCGTCAGTACGACCTCGACTTGACCGGCCCTGACACGACGTTTTTTCTGGGACGAGTGACCCTGGACGTATCGCGGCGTCTGGTTATGAGCCGCTGGCGGAAGTACCTGTTCGTCTGGCTCTCCCGCAATTCGGACGATGCCAGTTCGTATTTCGGCATCCCGCCCGAGCAGGTCGTCGAGATTGGTCTCCGGCTGCAGTTGTAG
- a CDS encoding multiheme c-type cytochrome, with protein sequence MFLGHLVLGLLLIVPLVLFGTIHLLATRHRRNRRAVRVGYMLFSTSLLVLASGLMLMRIGGFDLRQPQMRTAVYWMHVIAPLAACWLYWLHRLAGPRIKWRIGISYGAVVGIAVLGMLWMHSGDPRYWNAIGPESGVKYFEPSLARTATGDFIPAKAMMNDQYCAKCHADVHRGWQNSVHHFSSFNNPPYLASVNETRRVSLKRDGSVQASRWCAGCHDPVPFFSGAFDDPEFDVVKHPTSQAGITCTVCHAMTHVNSARGNADYTIEEPLHYPFAYSDNSILQWVNNQLVKAKPSFHKKTFLKPFHKTAEFCSTCHKVHLPFALNHYKDFLRGQNHYDPYLLSGVSGHGIRSFYYPPAAKTNCSQCHMPLMPSDDFGARMFADATELSVHDHLFPTANTGIAWLLDKPEIIEAHRSFLDGVMRVDIFGIRDDVEIDGRQFAPLRPVVPTLEPGRNYLLEAVVRTLKMGHLFTQGTVDSNEVWLDVTVKAGDRVIGRSGALDVSRGNEVDPWSHFVNVFMLDRDGYRIDRRNAQNIFTPLYNHQIPPGAGQTVLYGLSVPPDTDAPITVDVRLQYRKFDRQYMEFVAKENANLGKSIRGFKPDEPYVNELPIVTLATDRITFPVAGVDAAVDNPNPEFPVWQRWNDYAIGQLLKGKSQLRQAEEGFLEVEKLNRWDGPMNLARVLEAEGRLDEAVEALQRADAFRDEEGFPRWTWAWLSGSVNRQQGRLEEAVLNLRSALDDSTEETRKRKFDFSKDYEVRNMLGQTLFDVGRQRARQDLRDEAADLWRQAIAEFEKTLELDPENVTAHHNLQLLYAEIGNDAKATEHEVLHRRYKPDDNAQSRAVRLARERYPAANHAAEAVTIYPLHRDGAPGLTPTHADVARTR encoded by the coding sequence ATGTTTCTGGGCCATCTGGTTCTGGGGTTGCTGCTGATTGTGCCGCTGGTGTTGTTCGGAACGATTCATCTGCTGGCCACGCGTCATCGCCGGAATCGTCGTGCCGTCCGCGTCGGGTACATGCTGTTCAGCACTTCACTGCTGGTGCTGGCAAGCGGGCTGATGCTGATGAGGATCGGCGGCTTCGACCTCAGGCAGCCTCAGATGCGGACCGCCGTCTACTGGATGCACGTGATTGCTCCGCTCGCTGCCTGCTGGCTCTACTGGCTGCACCGTCTGGCCGGACCACGGATCAAATGGCGGATCGGGATCTCCTACGGTGCGGTCGTCGGCATCGCCGTGCTGGGAATGTTGTGGATGCATTCCGGTGATCCGCGCTACTGGAATGCAATCGGTCCGGAGTCCGGGGTCAAGTATTTCGAACCGTCGCTGGCACGCACGGCGACAGGCGACTTCATTCCCGCCAAAGCAATGATGAATGACCAGTACTGCGCAAAATGCCACGCGGATGTCCACCGCGGCTGGCAGAACAGTGTTCATCATTTCAGTTCCTTCAATAATCCGCCATATCTCGCCAGCGTCAATGAAACCCGTCGGGTATCCCTGAAGCGGGACGGCAGCGTTCAGGCCTCCCGATGGTGTGCGGGGTGCCACGATCCCGTCCCCTTCTTCAGTGGTGCGTTTGATGATCCCGAATTTGATGTGGTCAAACACCCGACGTCACAGGCCGGAATCACATGCACCGTGTGCCATGCAATGACTCACGTCAACTCGGCCCGCGGCAATGCGGACTACACCATCGAAGAACCGCTGCACTATCCGTTTGCCTACAGCGACAACTCCATCCTGCAGTGGGTGAACAACCAGCTCGTGAAGGCCAAACCCTCGTTTCACAAGAAGACCTTCCTGAAGCCGTTCCACAAAACGGCGGAATTCTGTTCGACGTGTCATAAAGTTCATCTGCCGTTCGCACTCAATCATTACAAGGACTTTCTCCGCGGACAGAATCACTATGATCCCTACCTGCTGAGCGGTGTTTCCGGGCACGGCATCCGCAGCTTCTATTATCCGCCCGCTGCAAAAACCAATTGCAGCCAGTGCCACATGCCACTGATGCCGTCGGATGACTTTGGTGCCCGGATGTTCGCCGACGCGACGGAGCTGAGTGTGCATGATCACTTATTTCCGACGGCCAATACAGGAATTGCCTGGCTGCTGGACAAGCCGGAGATTATTGAAGCTCACCGTTCATTTCTTGACGGTGTCATGCGCGTGGACATCTTCGGGATCAGAGACGATGTTGAGATCGACGGCCGGCAATTCGCGCCTCTGCGCCCGGTGGTTCCAACGCTGGAACCCGGCCGGAATTACCTGCTGGAAGCGGTGGTTCGCACCCTGAAGATGGGGCATCTGTTTACTCAGGGAACCGTTGACTCCAATGAAGTCTGGCTGGATGTAACGGTGAAGGCGGGTGATCGTGTCATCGGCCGCAGCGGTGCTCTTGATGTGTCACGCGGCAACGAGGTGGATCCGTGGTCTCATTTCGTGAATGTGTTCATGCTTGACAGGGACGGCTACCGCATTGATCGCCGCAATGCGCAGAACATCTTCACTCCGCTCTACAATCATCAGATTCCGCCGGGAGCAGGTCAGACCGTTCTCTACGGGCTGTCCGTTCCGCCGGATACTGACGCGCCGATTACTGTGGACGTCAGGTTGCAGTACCGCAAGTTCGACCGGCAATATATGGAGTTTGTTGCAAAAGAGAACGCGAATCTCGGGAAGTCAATCCGGGGGTTCAAGCCGGATGAGCCCTATGTCAATGAACTTCCGATTGTGACGCTGGCAACGGATCGGATCACATTTCCTGTCGCCGGTGTCGACGCTGCGGTTGACAATCCCAATCCCGAGTTTCCCGTATGGCAGCGCTGGAATGATTATGCCATCGGACAACTGCTCAAGGGAAAGTCGCAGCTGAGGCAGGCAGAAGAAGGGTTTCTGGAGGTGGAGAAGCTCAATCGCTGGGACGGTCCCATGAATCTGGCCCGCGTGTTGGAAGCCGAAGGCCGTCTCGACGAAGCCGTGGAGGCCCTGCAGCGGGCTGATGCGTTTCGCGACGAGGAAGGCTTCCCGCGATGGACATGGGCCTGGCTGAGCGGCTCGGTGAATCGTCAACAGGGCCGTCTGGAGGAAGCCGTTCTGAATCTCCGCAGTGCGCTTGATGACAGCACGGAGGAAACGCGAAAGCGAAAGTTTGACTTCAGCAAAGACTATGAAGTGCGCAACATGCTGGGGCAGACACTATTCGATGTCGGTCGCCAGCGGGCAAGGCAGGATCTTCGCGATGAGGCGGCCGATCTCTGGCGGCAGGCAATTGCCGAATTCGAAAAGACACTCGAACTGGACCCGGAGAACGTCACCGCCCATCACAATCTGCAGTTGTTATATGCGGAGATTGGTAATGACGCGAAAGCGACAGAACACGAAGTCCTGCACCGCAGGTATAAGCCGGATGATAATGCCCAGAGCCGCGCGGTACGGCTGGCCAGAGAACGCTATCCGGCGGCAAACCACGCGGCCGAGGCCGTGACGATCTATCCTCTGCACCGCGACGGAGCGCCAGGACTGACGCCCACACACGCGGATGTTGCCCGCACCCGATAG